The following proteins are encoded in a genomic region of Sorangiineae bacterium MSr12523:
- a CDS encoding RtcB family protein, which produces MTTNANEKGHVTLETNGTPIKAWTVGVPFEAEAEAQLRRVAELPFIHKWVAVMPDVHAGIGATVGSVIATKGAIIPAAVGVDIGCGMMATRTTLRASDLPDNLRELRTAIEAAVPHGRTNNGGPGDRGAWGHLPADVTEAWGALDEGYKWLTDKYPKLDRGASANHLGTLGTGNHFIEVCLDEADHVWFMLHSGSRGVGNRIGSFFIELAKKDMRTWLVNLPDENLAYLPEGTEHYGDYWKAVSWAQKFAATNRELMMKAVVRAARGSNLPPFELTDVAVNCHHNYVAREHHYGADVLVTRKGAVRAAEGDLGIIPGSMGARSFIVRGKGNRESFHSCSHGAGRKMSRTAAKKAFTVKDHEEATKGIECRKDADVIDETPAAYKSIDDVMHAQRELVDIVHTLRQVVCVKG; this is translated from the coding sequence TTGGAAACGAACGGCACGCCGATCAAGGCGTGGACCGTCGGGGTTCCTTTCGAGGCGGAGGCGGAAGCCCAGCTTCGGCGCGTGGCGGAGCTTCCCTTCATCCACAAGTGGGTCGCCGTCATGCCGGACGTGCACGCGGGGATCGGCGCGACGGTTGGAAGCGTGATTGCGACCAAAGGCGCGATCATTCCGGCGGCGGTGGGTGTGGACATCGGCTGTGGAATGATGGCGACGCGCACGACATTGCGCGCGTCCGACCTGCCCGACAATTTGCGCGAGCTGCGCACGGCCATCGAAGCGGCGGTTCCGCATGGGCGCACGAACAACGGAGGCCCCGGCGACCGCGGTGCATGGGGACACCTGCCCGCGGACGTGACCGAAGCATGGGGCGCGCTCGACGAGGGCTACAAGTGGCTCACGGACAAGTACCCCAAGCTGGATCGCGGCGCGTCGGCGAACCATCTTGGAACGCTGGGTACGGGAAACCATTTCATCGAGGTGTGCCTGGACGAGGCCGACCACGTCTGGTTCATGCTGCACTCCGGCTCGCGCGGTGTGGGAAACCGCATCGGAAGCTTCTTCATCGAGCTGGCGAAGAAGGATATGCGCACCTGGCTGGTGAATCTGCCGGACGAAAACCTGGCCTACCTGCCCGAGGGTACGGAGCACTATGGCGATTATTGGAAGGCGGTGAGCTGGGCGCAGAAATTCGCGGCCACGAACCGTGAGCTGATGATGAAGGCCGTGGTGCGCGCTGCGCGTGGGAGCAACCTGCCGCCCTTCGAGCTCACCGACGTGGCGGTGAATTGCCACCACAATTACGTGGCACGCGAACACCATTACGGTGCCGACGTGCTGGTGACCCGCAAGGGCGCGGTGCGCGCGGCGGAGGGCGATCTGGGCATCATCCCGGGAAGCATGGGGGCGCGCTCGTTCATCGTGCGCGGAAAAGGAAACCGCGAGAGCTTTCACTCGTGCAGCCACGGTGCGGGCCGCAAAATGTCGCGCACGGCCGCGAAAAAGGCCTTCACCGTGAAAGACCACGAGGAGGCGACCAAGGGCATCGAATGCCGCAAAGACGCGGACGTCATCGACGAGACGCCCGCCGCTTACAAATCGATCGACGACGTGATGCACGCACAGCGCGAGCTCGTCGACATCGTGCATACGCTTCGACAAGTCGTATGCGTCAAGGGATAG
- the rtcA gene encoding RNA 3'-terminal phosphate cyclase translates to MLTIDGSMGEGGGQLLRSSLALSLLTSTPFQITKIRAGRARPGLMRQHLAAVHAATEIGRARTEGAAMGSTELTFHPNGIHSGDYTFAIGGAGSTTLVFQTILLPLLLGGKAPSTLTFEGGTHNPMAPPFDFLERTFLPVLATLGARVDIRLERHGFYPAGGGVWTATVHPTTELAHLELLHRGEVRARHATALIAQIAPAIALRELDTLCNLLSWEREDSKPTVVRHSHGPGNALLATIACDHVIEVITGFGERGVRAETVAEGVAREVARYLAANVPVGEHLADQLLLPMALGAGGTIRTVKPSMHCLTQIELVKMFLGLSIRTTEEAPDVWRIDVPSVVASRKS, encoded by the coding sequence ATGCTTACCATCGATGGATCCATGGGAGAGGGCGGCGGCCAGCTTTTGCGCTCCTCGCTCGCCCTCTCGCTTCTTACGTCCACGCCTTTCCAGATAACGAAGATTCGTGCGGGGCGCGCGCGGCCGGGTCTCATGCGCCAGCACCTGGCGGCCGTGCATGCGGCCACGGAGATCGGTCGCGCGCGCACCGAGGGGGCGGCAATGGGCTCCACCGAGCTCACGTTCCACCCGAATGGCATTCACTCGGGCGATTACACATTTGCCATTGGTGGTGCGGGAAGCACGACACTCGTATTTCAGACGATTCTCCTGCCATTGCTCCTCGGCGGCAAGGCGCCATCGACGCTCACGTTCGAGGGCGGGACGCACAACCCCATGGCGCCGCCATTCGACTTCCTCGAGCGGACGTTCTTACCGGTTCTTGCGACCTTGGGCGCTCGGGTCGATATCCGTCTCGAGCGGCACGGGTTTTACCCTGCGGGCGGTGGTGTGTGGACGGCAACCGTGCATCCGACGACGGAGCTCGCGCACCTCGAGTTATTGCACCGGGGTGAGGTGCGCGCGCGCCACGCGACCGCCTTGATCGCGCAGATTGCACCGGCCATAGCGCTGCGCGAGCTGGATACGCTTTGCAACTTGCTCTCGTGGGAGCGCGAAGACTCGAAGCCAACCGTGGTGCGCCACTCGCACGGTCCCGGAAACGCGCTGCTCGCAACCATCGCGTGCGATCACGTCATCGAGGTGATCACCGGCTTCGGCGAACGCGGCGTCCGCGCCGAAACCGTAGCCGAAGGTGTCGCCCGCGAAGTCGCGCGCTACCTCGCAGCCAACGTCCCCGTGGGCGAGCACCTCGCCGATCAGCTGCTTCTCCCCATGGCCCTCGGCGCCGGCGGAACCATCCGCACCGTAAAGCCGTCGATGCATTGCCTCACGCAAATCGAATTGGTGA